From Longimicrobium sp., a single genomic window includes:
- a CDS encoding M14 family zinc carboxypeptidase: MIPISVAPMTLRQFAPLALLAVAAGCAPPRSTGPAPAAGPLTRPERSGYAQTSSYADVVGFLDSLRMRGAAIHVDTLGTSTEGRVIPYVVASRPLVRTAEEARRLGRPVVYLQGNIHAGEVEGKEALQALLRDLTLSARPNVLDSLVLVVVPIYNADGNEAMGPQERQRSEQNGPAMVGQRPNAQGLDLNRDYIKAEAPETRGALALFREWAPELIVDLHTTDGSYHGYALTYSPSLNPASGAAAAYTRDRLLPELRRRVRERRSYETFDYGNFSLRYGADVNTDSTREGWFSYDHRPRFGTNYYGLRGGLSVLGEAFSHDPFDRRIKSTYAFVSELLSLVAERSGEVMAVTGEAPAGATVPVRSELTRSPYMGEVLAEILESDPDSVPDEPGVHPGIRRTGRFRTLRMPVYDRFDPTLQRTPPAAYLLDAAQTEAVALLRRHGIMVETLSAGRRVRGRAFVVDSVARAPRPFQGHNELSVRGRWQPVERTAPAGSFLVSTTQPLGTLAVYLLDPESDDGLTTWNFFDPWLRPGAEHPVVAVER; this comes from the coding sequence ATGATCCCCATCTCCGTCGCGCCGATGACCCTCCGCCAATTCGCTCCCCTCGCCCTGCTGGCAGTCGCCGCTGGCTGCGCGCCCCCTCGGTCGACGGGTCCCGCACCGGCCGCCGGTCCGCTCACCCGGCCGGAGCGCAGCGGCTACGCGCAGACCTCCAGCTACGCGGACGTCGTCGGCTTTCTGGATTCGCTGCGGATGCGCGGTGCCGCGATCCACGTGGATACGCTGGGTACGTCCACGGAGGGGCGCGTGATCCCGTACGTGGTCGCGTCGCGTCCGCTGGTGCGCACCGCGGAGGAGGCGCGGCGCCTCGGCCGGCCCGTGGTCTATCTGCAGGGCAACATCCACGCGGGCGAGGTGGAGGGGAAGGAAGCGCTGCAGGCCCTGCTGCGCGACCTGACGCTATCGGCCCGGCCCAACGTGCTGGATTCGCTGGTGCTGGTGGTGGTGCCCATCTACAACGCCGACGGCAACGAGGCGATGGGCCCGCAGGAACGCCAGCGCTCGGAGCAGAACGGCCCGGCGATGGTGGGCCAGCGCCCGAACGCGCAGGGGCTGGACCTGAACCGCGACTACATCAAGGCCGAGGCGCCGGAAACGCGCGGCGCGCTGGCGCTGTTCCGCGAGTGGGCGCCGGAGCTGATCGTGGACCTGCACACGACCGACGGCAGCTACCACGGCTACGCGCTGACCTACTCGCCGTCGCTGAACCCGGCGTCGGGCGCGGCGGCGGCGTACACGCGCGACCGCCTGCTTCCGGAGCTGCGCCGCCGCGTCCGTGAGCGCCGCAGCTATGAGACGTTCGATTACGGCAACTTCTCCCTGCGGTATGGCGCGGACGTCAACACCGACAGCACGCGCGAGGGATGGTTCTCGTACGACCACCGCCCCCGCTTCGGGACGAACTACTACGGGCTACGCGGCGGATTGTCGGTGCTGGGCGAGGCCTTTTCGCACGACCCGTTCGACCGGCGCATCAAGTCGACGTACGCCTTCGTCTCCGAACTCCTGTCGCTCGTCGCGGAACGCTCCGGCGAGGTGATGGCGGTGACGGGAGAGGCGCCCGCCGGTGCGACGGTGCCCGTGCGCAGCGAACTGACGCGGTCGCCGTACATGGGCGAGGTGCTGGCCGAGATCCTGGAAAGCGATCCCGACTCCGTCCCGGACGAGCCGGGCGTGCACCCCGGCATCCGGCGCACGGGCCGCTTCCGCACGCTGCGCATGCCCGTGTACGACCGCTTCGATCCCACGCTGCAGCGCACCCCGCCCGCCGCGTATCTTCTGGACGCGGCGCAGACGGAGGCCGTCGCCCTGCTGCGCCGGCACGGCATCATGGTCGAAACGCTATCGGCCGGACGGCGGGTGCGCGGCCGGGCGTTCGTGGTGGATTCCGTCGCCCGTGCGCCCCGCCCCTTCCAGGGGCACAACGAGTTGAGCGTCCGCGGGCGATGGCAGCCGGTGGAGCGGACGGCGCCCGCGGGATCGTTCCTCGTCTCGACCACCCAGCCGCTGGGCACGCTCGCCGTCTATCTGCTGGACCCCGAAAGCGACGACGGGCTGACGACCTGGAACTTCTTCGATCCATGGCTGCGCCCCGGCGCGGAGCATCCCGTGGTCGCGGTGGAGCGGTGA